In Paenibacillus sp. 1781tsa1, one DNA window encodes the following:
- a CDS encoding ABC transporter substrate-binding protein — protein sequence MYKTLKPGLLVLVLLVVTMLSACSTKSEPAAEPVAASSGGAGEADQPLTKVKIQLKWVPQAQFAGIYAAKEKGFFADEGIDAEIIPGGPDIVIEQQVVNGAADVGITGVDSLLVSRDNGLPLVSLAQISQKSSYRLIAKKSLGITDPAQMKGKKVSTWFGSQQFQVLAFMEKNGLDPKKDIELVKQGFTMDQFFNDQVDVATATIYNEYHVVLESGTKESDLDVFNIEDAGVGMLEDTLIAKKDWVDSNRELAVKVTRAILKGWNYAIDNQNETVDIVMSNVTEGSTTREHQVTMLEEIAKLIRPEGFTEQQVGSFVDESFTRTADIALNYGLIKKAANLDEALEKSIYEEAVIDMTK from the coding sequence ATGTACAAAACGTTGAAGCCGGGTTTGCTGGTATTGGTCCTGTTGGTTGTTACGATGCTGAGCGCATGTTCTACGAAGTCCGAGCCGGCGGCTGAGCCTGTTGCTGCGAGTTCAGGAGGGGCGGGTGAAGCAGATCAACCCTTAACCAAAGTGAAAATTCAATTGAAGTGGGTGCCGCAGGCGCAATTTGCCGGGATCTATGCAGCGAAGGAAAAAGGTTTTTTTGCAGATGAAGGCATTGATGCCGAGATTATTCCGGGTGGGCCGGATATCGTGATTGAGCAGCAGGTGGTCAATGGCGCGGCCGATGTAGGGATCACCGGAGTGGACAGTCTGCTGGTCAGCCGGGATAACGGTCTGCCGCTCGTCTCGCTCGCCCAGATCTCACAGAAGAGCAGTTATCGCTTGATCGCCAAGAAGTCGCTAGGTATTACCGATCCCGCTCAGATGAAAGGCAAGAAGGTCAGTACCTGGTTCGGCAGTCAGCAGTTTCAGGTGCTCGCGTTCATGGAGAAGAACGGCCTGGATCCGAAGAAAGACATTGAACTGGTGAAGCAGGGGTTCACGATGGATCAGTTTTTCAATGATCAGGTAGATGTGGCGACGGCAACGATCTATAACGAATACCACGTTGTGCTGGAAAGTGGAACAAAAGAATCCGATCTGGATGTGTTCAACATTGAAGATGCCGGTGTTGGCATGCTGGAGGATACGCTAATTGCCAAGAAGGATTGGGTAGACAGCAACCGTGAGCTTGCGGTCAAAGTGACCCGTGCCATTCTGAAAGGCTGGAATTACGCCATCGACAATCAGAATGAGACGGTGGATATCGTGATGAGTAATGTGACGGAGGGCAGCACCACTCGTGAACATCAGGTCACGATGCTTGAAGAGATTGCAAAGCTGATTCGGCCGGAAGGATTTACGGAGCAGCAAGTTGGCAGTTTTGTAGATGAATCATTTACCCGAACTGCGGATATTGCGCTGAACTATGGCCTGATCAAAAAAGCTGCAAATCTGGATGAAGCGCTGGAGAAAAGCATCTATGAAGAAGCGGTGATTGATATGACGAAGTAA
- a CDS encoding aspartate aminotransferase family protein, with protein sequence MSSVNQQPQPLGGTKEEWLEKDRKYVWHHISPHNDHPMIAVSGEGSWITDQDGTRYLDAMSGLWCVNVGHGREEIARSAYEQMKALAYVPMTQSHEPAILLAEKLNDWLEGEYRIFFSNSGSDANEVAFKIARQYHHQNGEPTRHKFISRHRAYHGNSMGALGATGQAARKIKYEPLGVGFSHVPPPYCYRCPFGRNKDGCGLECATIYEEVIRWEGPETVAAVIMEPVITGGGMIVPPPDYMRTVQEICQRYGVLLIVDEVICGFGRSGQKFGHQNYGVQPDMVTMAKGMTSAYSPLSATAVRADLYDTFREPGPDAHFRHVNTFGGNPVSCRVALANLEILERENLVSRAEELGYLLREKLEPLLELSIVGDIRSFGFACGVELIEADGSPAEADKVMKVLASCKRDGILIGKNGDTVPGFANILTISPPFVTTEEELDLIAGSLLAALQSLDAS encoded by the coding sequence ATGAGTTCTGTGAATCAGCAGCCTCAGCCGCTTGGCGGTACGAAGGAAGAATGGCTGGAAAAGGATCGCAAATACGTGTGGCATCACATCTCGCCTCATAACGATCATCCAATGATTGCGGTAAGCGGGGAGGGCAGCTGGATCACCGATCAGGATGGTACACGTTATCTGGATGCGATGTCTGGACTGTGGTGTGTGAATGTGGGGCATGGCCGTGAGGAGATTGCGCGAAGTGCCTACGAACAGATGAAAGCACTCGCCTATGTACCAATGACGCAGAGTCACGAACCGGCGATTTTGCTGGCAGAGAAGCTGAATGACTGGCTGGAGGGGGAATATCGAATATTCTTCTCCAACTCGGGTTCAGATGCGAATGAGGTGGCTTTCAAAATAGCCCGTCAGTATCACCATCAGAATGGTGAGCCTACTCGGCACAAATTCATCTCCCGTCACCGTGCCTATCATGGTAACTCTATGGGGGCACTGGGCGCCACCGGGCAAGCCGCCCGCAAGATCAAATACGAGCCGCTCGGTGTAGGTTTCTCTCATGTTCCTCCACCCTATTGTTACCGCTGTCCGTTTGGACGAAACAAGGATGGATGCGGACTCGAATGTGCAACCATCTATGAAGAGGTGATTCGTTGGGAAGGTCCTGAGACGGTTGCCGCAGTGATTATGGAGCCGGTGATCACAGGGGGTGGCATGATTGTTCCTCCGCCGGATTATATGCGCACCGTTCAAGAGATCTGTCAGCGCTATGGCGTGCTGCTCATTGTCGATGAGGTCATCTGTGGTTTTGGCCGCTCGGGGCAGAAGTTTGGTCATCAGAACTATGGTGTACAGCCAGATATGGTGACGATGGCAAAAGGCATGACCAGCGCGTATTCACCGCTATCCGCAACGGCGGTGCGAGCCGATCTGTATGACACGTTCCGGGAACCCGGACCGGACGCCCATTTTCGTCATGTGAATACATTTGGTGGAAATCCGGTGTCCTGTCGGGTAGCGCTGGCGAATCTGGAAATTCTGGAACGAGAGAATCTGGTCAGCCGTGCGGAGGAGCTGGGATACCTGCTTCGTGAGAAGCTGGAACCATTGCTGGAGCTGTCCATTGTGGGAGATATCCGTTCATTCGGATTCGCCTGTGGGGTGGAGTTGATTGAAGCGGATGGTTCTCCTGCGGAAGCGGATAAAGTGATGAAGGTGCTCGCCAGTTGTAAGCGGGATGGCATTCTGATCGGCAAGAACGGAGATACCGTGCCAGGGTTTGCGAATATTTTGACGATCTCCCCGCCGTTTGTCACCACCGAGGAAGAACTGGACCTGATCGCAGGAAGTTTGCTTGCTGCGTTGCAAAGTCTGGATGCGAGTTAG
- the moaA gene encoding GTP 3',8-cyclase MoaA, translating to MELLQDSFGRIHDYIRISVTDRCNLRCVYCMPAEGMEFAPHDEIMSYEEIAQVLKVLAPMGMRKVRLTGGEPLVRKDLHKLVGMISAIDGIDDIALTTNALLLDKQAQALKDAGLNRINISLDSLRADRFSMITRGGDVNKVLKGIEAATAAGLAPIKLNVVLMKGINDDEIKDFIAMTMDQPLHVRFIEYMPIGHASDSWRKSYLPLEAVTDVCAEAGWTVENTTGPAGNGPSRNMKIVGSEGTFGLIHPVSDHFCDNCNRLRLTADGHIKACLYWSDEYNVRRFVDDPDAMAALFLKALGTKPKNHEMALALEQKMQSHTPTVRRMSQIGG from the coding sequence ATGGAATTGCTTCAGGATTCATTTGGCCGGATACATGACTACATCCGTATTTCTGTTACGGACCGCTGTAATTTACGCTGTGTATATTGCATGCCTGCAGAGGGCATGGAGTTTGCTCCACATGATGAGATTATGAGCTACGAAGAGATCGCACAGGTGCTGAAGGTGCTTGCTCCGATGGGCATGCGTAAAGTTCGGCTCACCGGGGGCGAACCGCTGGTGCGTAAGGATCTGCATAAGCTCGTCGGCATGATCTCGGCGATTGACGGTATTGACGATATTGCACTGACGACCAACGCTCTTCTACTGGATAAGCAAGCTCAGGCATTGAAAGACGCTGGATTGAACCGGATTAACATCAGTCTGGATTCCCTGCGCGCTGATCGCTTCTCCATGATTACCCGCGGCGGAGATGTGAACAAGGTACTGAAAGGCATTGAAGCTGCAACAGCTGCTGGCCTTGCTCCGATCAAGCTAAATGTCGTGCTGATGAAGGGTATTAACGATGATGAGATCAAGGATTTTATTGCAATGACGATGGATCAACCTCTTCATGTGCGTTTTATTGAATATATGCCGATTGGACACGCTTCGGATTCATGGCGCAAATCTTATTTGCCGCTGGAAGCCGTGACAGATGTATGTGCTGAAGCAGGCTGGACGGTAGAAAATACAACAGGCCCTGCGGGCAATGGCCCATCACGCAATATGAAAATTGTGGGCTCCGAAGGCACATTCGGATTGATTCATCCCGTGAGCGATCATTTCTGTGATAATTGCAACCGACTTCGGTTGACCGCTGACGGACATATCAAAGCCTGCCTGTACTGGTCGGATGAGTATAATGTTCGCCGCTTTGTGGATGATCCGGATGCCATGGCGGCACTCTTCCTCAAAGCGCTGGGTACGAAACCGAAGAATCATGAAATGGCTCTGGCTTTGGAACAAAAAATGCAATCTCATACGCCGACTGTACGACGCATGTCCCAGATTGGCGGATAA
- a CDS encoding methyl-accepting chemotaxis protein, translating to MMFDWLGWRKGLPLWRSYRLNAHMKEDVEQIFEGIAETRRQIMMDWADEQWNHLDRLLQQIQSVQLQDVLQDSQQRSKLDAWFQSSYIRAVDSTELFMLNEQNQVVFSTYKKHIGQIYEDYEALIGPGLKYSRADRHGKKCLYGPYSDPLTLDIGPRSSNFHDDVTLLFISPILQEGRYVGSLCSRVPGDVLGDLIQRESGHIYPDSGDNYLFMAESILRPHLQPGTALSRSRFEDRTFTHGENLKDGVTTEWGIVSVKEHTELELMFTDPSTGELHSGVANTIQNGSNLFVAFPGYSDYRHISVIGKGITFQLPHCPDRWGMMCEGDLEEVYRIRSIGWRQFKQHSLFTLLSGVAGAALVYALTGSGWSAAAMAAFNVLFGFFTALQLHRSQYRRVHEDLRRISRFIRINAEGRGDLTQRLDTSAFAQDESGELAKWINNMIDSLEGIMLKVQLATVDVMDNQYQMRTSTETTQGTTERVNHKLGSMIQAIRTQLEDLDQARIAADHMRITLQQLETSATEQIGVAQQEVERIGDKMTQISGAVSDTNRTILSFMDTMKEIYRALAVIDEISAQTNLLALNATIEAARVGEHGQGFSVVAGEIRKLAELSRSSTENIHQILDRISTAAGAASQLITEGDQVLAEGTTLVQAASQLLKNATAEEPERTQVVDQVVMLMENIAAISHQNRATSAEVEAEMMELIRDMLQVQHSSHNVEAITVFLQQLVGQFHLNHPAKNAVI from the coding sequence ATGATGTTTGATTGGCTGGGATGGAGAAAAGGATTGCCGCTGTGGCGATCGTATCGGTTGAACGCACATATGAAGGAAGATGTGGAACAGATTTTTGAGGGGATTGCCGAAACAAGACGGCAGATTATGATGGACTGGGCAGATGAACAGTGGAATCACCTGGACCGTTTGCTTCAACAGATACAGTCGGTCCAATTACAGGATGTATTACAAGATTCACAGCAACGAAGCAAACTAGATGCATGGTTTCAATCCAGTTATATTCGAGCCGTTGATAGTACGGAGCTATTCATGCTGAACGAACAGAATCAGGTGGTATTCTCTACATATAAGAAACATATTGGACAGATTTATGAAGATTACGAAGCTTTAATTGGACCAGGATTGAAATACTCCAGAGCAGATCGTCATGGCAAAAAATGCTTGTATGGTCCATATTCTGATCCACTGACGTTGGATATTGGTCCACGCTCGTCCAATTTTCACGATGATGTCACCTTGCTGTTTATCTCCCCAATCCTGCAGGAAGGTCGATATGTCGGTTCATTATGCAGCCGAGTACCCGGGGATGTACTCGGTGACCTGATCCAACGAGAATCAGGTCATATCTATCCCGATTCTGGTGACAATTATCTCTTTATGGCTGAGTCGATATTAAGGCCCCATCTGCAACCCGGCACCGCCTTATCTCGAAGCCGCTTCGAAGACCGCACCTTTACGCATGGGGAAAATCTCAAAGATGGTGTCACCACCGAATGGGGTATCGTTTCAGTCAAGGAGCATACCGAACTGGAACTCATGTTCACTGATCCATCGACTGGAGAACTACACTCCGGAGTAGCAAACACCATTCAGAATGGTTCCAATCTGTTCGTAGCCTTTCCCGGCTACTCGGATTATCGCCATATTTCTGTGATCGGCAAAGGCATCACCTTCCAGCTGCCACACTGTCCTGATCGCTGGGGCATGATGTGTGAAGGGGATCTGGAGGAAGTGTATCGGATACGAAGCATCGGCTGGCGCCAGTTCAAGCAGCACAGTCTCTTCACGCTTTTGTCAGGCGTTGCAGGAGCCGCACTTGTCTATGCCCTCACTGGTAGTGGTTGGAGTGCGGCAGCAATGGCCGCTTTTAATGTGTTATTCGGATTCTTCACTGCATTACAGCTGCATCGTAGCCAATATCGACGGGTTCATGAAGACTTACGCCGCATCAGCCGATTTATTCGAATTAACGCCGAAGGCAGGGGGGATCTGACCCAACGTCTAGACACGTCTGCTTTTGCCCAAGACGAATCGGGTGAACTGGCGAAGTGGATCAACAACATGATTGACTCTCTGGAAGGCATTATGCTGAAGGTACAACTTGCCACGGTAGACGTTATGGACAACCAGTATCAGATGCGAACTTCAACAGAGACAACCCAGGGTACGACTGAGCGTGTGAACCACAAGCTTGGTTCGATGATTCAGGCCATTCGCACCCAACTGGAAGATCTCGATCAGGCCAGAATCGCTGCCGATCACATGCGCATAACGCTGCAACAACTGGAGACCTCTGCAACCGAACAGATCGGCGTGGCCCAGCAGGAAGTGGAACGAATCGGCGACAAAATGACCCAAATCTCAGGAGCGGTATCCGATACCAACCGTACCATCCTGTCCTTCATGGATACGATGAAAGAGATTTACCGTGCACTGGCTGTCATTGATGAAATTTCAGCTCAGACCAACCTGCTGGCTCTCAATGCTACCATTGAGGCTGCACGCGTGGGCGAACATGGTCAAGGCTTCTCGGTCGTGGCAGGGGAAATCCGCAAGCTGGCCGAGTTATCCCGCTCTTCTACTGAAAATATTCATCAGATTCTGGACCGAATCTCAACGGCAGCAGGAGCTGCATCTCAATTAATCACAGAGGGTGATCAGGTACTGGCTGAAGGAACAACACTGGTTCAGGCCGCTTCGCAACTTCTGAAAAATGCTACCGCTGAAGAACCTGAGCGCACACAAGTCGTGGATCAAGTGGTCATGCTGATGGAAAATATCGCTGCAATCAGCCATCAAAATCGGGCGACTTCCGCTGAGGTAGAAGCAGAGATGATGGAGCTGATCCGTGATATGTTACAGGTTCAGCATTCTTCGCATAATGTGGAAGCCATTACAGTCTTTCTGCAACAACTCGTGGGACAATTCCACCTGAACCACCCCGCCAAAAATGCTGTCATCTGA
- a CDS encoding LysE/ArgO family amino acid transporter, whose translation MEVVIHAVILAFGLILPLGVQNVFIFNQGMSQRRYIQAMPAVITAGVSDTLLIGAAVGGVSLILLQWPVLANVLYAAGSLFLLYMAWSIWRSSESVEGSQAVMSVGRQIAFAASVSLLNPHALLDTVAVIGTSSLQYEGVERIYFALTAAVVSWIWFLGLAGAGRVIGRTDRTGRISLVFNRLSAVVMVGLAVMMLWKLIYA comes from the coding sequence ATGGAGGTAGTTATTCATGCAGTCATTCTGGCGTTTGGTTTGATCTTGCCACTGGGTGTGCAGAATGTATTTATTTTTAACCAGGGCATGAGCCAGAGACGTTATATACAGGCTATGCCTGCTGTAATAACGGCAGGTGTCAGTGATACGTTGTTGATCGGGGCAGCCGTTGGAGGGGTGTCGCTTATTTTGCTGCAATGGCCAGTGCTGGCGAATGTGTTGTATGCAGCAGGAAGTTTGTTTTTGCTGTATATGGCATGGAGTATCTGGAGGTCATCCGAATCAGTCGAAGGTTCACAGGCGGTAATGTCCGTGGGGAGGCAGATTGCGTTTGCCGCATCGGTATCTCTGCTTAATCCCCATGCTCTGCTGGATACGGTTGCCGTGATTGGCACCAGTTCACTTCAGTATGAAGGCGTAGAGCGCATCTATTTTGCCCTGACAGCCGCGGTTGTATCTTGGATATGGTTCTTGGGACTTGCAGGCGCAGGCAGGGTGATTGGGAGAACGGATCGAACTGGACGCATCAGCCTGGTGTTCAATCGGTTGTCCGCTGTGGTCATGGTCGGGCTGGCGGTTATGATGCTGTGGAAGCTCATCTATGCATAG
- a CDS encoding ABC transporter permease, which produces MSEGRVLQRKRDEGVAIAAVTGAATPLTGSQMTSAPGSEIHGQQGQAEKARLGTAVRRRSIALSMLPWGAGVLFLSLWQLGLFHWIFSLESYQLPVPSAIAASIQENANMLFRYAMYSGAEMLGGFLLGSLLGALAAAGASFFPTSGRAAVTVLSALNAVPIVALAPIMNNWFGDGIWSRIAVVTVITMAAMAVSLFKGLTSIQPQYSDLLNGLAASRMQFFWKLRLPHALPSLFAGLKINMSTSIIGAIVGEFFIASQGLGYLLSDQIRLANMPLAWSCIVIAAALGIVLYEAVVLAEKRLIPWNRARTDP; this is translated from the coding sequence ATGAGTGAAGGTAGGGTTTTGCAACGGAAACGTGATGAAGGTGTGGCAATTGCTGCTGTAACTGGAGCTGCTACGCCCCTCACTGGTTCACAGATGACATCTGCTCCCGGATCGGAAATCCATGGACAACAGGGACAAGCCGAAAAGGCCAGATTGGGCACCGCCGTTCGCAGGCGATCGATTGCACTGAGCATGCTTCCTTGGGGTGCGGGTGTGTTATTTCTCTCCCTTTGGCAGCTCGGGTTGTTTCATTGGATATTCTCGCTGGAAAGCTACCAACTGCCTGTGCCTTCCGCGATTGCGGCATCGATACAGGAAAATGCCAATATGCTCTTTCGATATGCGATGTACAGTGGAGCCGAAATGCTGGGGGGATTCCTGCTCGGTTCCCTGTTGGGCGCTCTGGCGGCTGCGGGTGCATCATTCTTTCCCACAAGCGGCAGGGCGGCGGTTACGGTTCTGTCAGCACTGAACGCTGTTCCGATCGTGGCTCTTGCCCCGATTATGAACAATTGGTTTGGTGACGGAATCTGGTCGCGTATTGCAGTCGTTACGGTGATTACGATGGCCGCCATGGCTGTCAGCCTGTTCAAAGGGCTGACTTCTATTCAGCCGCAGTACAGTGATCTGCTGAATGGCCTCGCCGCGAGCAGGATGCAGTTTTTTTGGAAGCTCAGACTGCCTCATGCGCTGCCTTCCCTCTTTGCGGGTCTGAAGATCAACATGTCGACCAGTATTATCGGGGCCATTGTGGGTGAATTTTTCATCGCTTCCCAGGGGCTGGGGTACTTGCTCTCGGATCAGATTCGACTGGCAAACATGCCTTTGGCCTGGTCCTGCATTGTTATCGCCGCCGCGCTTGGCATTGTGCTGTATGAAGCTGTTGTTTTGGCAGAAAAGCGACTCATTCCTTGGAATCGTGCACGCACAGATCCATAA
- a CDS encoding methyl-accepting chemotaxis protein: MNIVEALVAASPYFKIMLKEHDIMIAVTDTEKFWYYVPSNELDLGIKAGDPVSLDDPTLRRALIHGETSANRIDAKFYGTSINSAATPLRDEQGNIVGTLAIGFSLQNEEKLEYFTELIGGISGRLTDMVQTVAAQSEQLTASSTQILDNTRMAVQNSGEVNKVAAFIREISEQTNLLGLNAAIEAARAGEAGAGFSVVASEVRKLSTGTKEATVNIERSLKDVQHSIQQMEQEITSISQSSNQQAVMVTEFSEVIDQLNSVSRDLKVFIESMLLKAE; the protein is encoded by the coding sequence TTGAACATTGTTGAAGCACTCGTTGCAGCGAGTCCGTATTTTAAAATTATGCTCAAGGAACACGATATCATGATTGCAGTAACCGATACGGAGAAGTTCTGGTATTATGTCCCCAGCAACGAGCTCGATCTGGGCATCAAGGCTGGAGACCCCGTTTCCCTCGATGACCCTACACTCCGTCGGGCACTTATACATGGGGAAACTTCAGCGAACCGAATTGATGCAAAATTCTATGGCACATCAATCAATTCGGCGGCCACCCCACTTCGGGATGAGCAAGGAAATATTGTGGGCACACTTGCCATTGGTTTCTCTCTTCAGAATGAGGAGAAACTGGAGTATTTCACTGAATTAATCGGCGGGATCAGCGGCAGATTGACGGATATGGTACAGACGGTAGCCGCTCAATCCGAACAATTGACAGCCTCATCTACACAGATTTTGGATAATACTCGCATGGCTGTGCAGAACTCAGGCGAGGTTAACAAAGTCGCCGCATTCATCCGTGAAATCTCAGAACAGACCAATCTACTCGGCTTGAACGCGGCTATCGAAGCAGCCCGAGCAGGCGAAGCCGGCGCCGGATTCAGCGTCGTTGCATCTGAAGTGCGCAAACTTTCTACGGGTACTAAAGAAGCTACGGTGAATATCGAACGTTCCTTGAAAGACGTTCAGCATTCCATTCAGCAGATGGAGCAGGAGATTACCTCCATCTCACAGTCTAGCAACCAACAGGCTGTGATGGTAACCGAGTTCAGCGAGGTCATTGATCAGTTGAACAGTGTAAGCCGTGATCTGAAAGTGTTTATTGAATCCATGCTGCTGAAGGCAGAATAA
- a CDS encoding ABC transporter ATP-binding protein: protein MSSAPSATVPEACHIDVDHVSVVFGTGTQQVTALSDVTFQIQSNEFVSLLGPSGCGKSTLLRLVGDLLQPTSGNVRIAGQEPERARLQRQFGIVFQTPALFDWRTVRHNVELPLELLGTRRKECRRISSELLEMVGLTRFADHYPWQLSGGMQQRVSIARALALDPPLLLMDEPFSALDEFTKEKLQLELLEIKRSTGKTFLFVTHSIPEAVFLSDRIIVLSAHPGQVHSIHSVNLPSERHSELRETDAFYHMITTIRNCFYEERDESHVPAVL, encoded by the coding sequence ATGTCCTCCGCACCCTCAGCTACAGTCCCCGAAGCCTGCCATATTGATGTAGATCATGTGTCCGTTGTCTTTGGCACAGGTACACAACAAGTCACTGCTTTGTCGGATGTTACATTCCAGATCCAGTCCAATGAGTTTGTCTCTCTGCTGGGCCCTTCCGGCTGTGGCAAGTCGACCTTGCTCCGGTTAGTGGGTGATCTACTTCAGCCCACCTCAGGCAATGTTCGCATTGCAGGTCAGGAGCCTGAGCGGGCTCGACTACAGCGACAGTTCGGTATTGTCTTCCAGACACCCGCCTTGTTCGATTGGCGCACCGTTCGTCACAATGTGGAATTGCCCTTGGAACTGCTGGGTACCCGCCGGAAAGAGTGCCGCCGCATTAGCAGTGAACTGCTTGAAATGGTAGGACTAACCCGCTTCGCCGACCATTATCCATGGCAGCTCAGTGGAGGGATGCAGCAACGTGTGTCCATTGCCCGTGCCCTTGCGCTTGATCCGCCATTGCTGCTCATGGATGAACCCTTCTCCGCCTTGGACGAATTCACCAAAGAAAAACTTCAATTGGAGCTGCTTGAGATCAAGCGCTCAACAGGCAAGACCTTCCTCTTTGTCACACACAGTATCCCTGAAGCCGTATTTCTGTCCGACCGGATTATCGTACTCTCGGCGCATCCAGGGCAAGTGCATTCCATTCATTCTGTTAATCTGCCTTCTGAACGCCATAGTGAACTGAGAGAAACGGATGCTTTCTACCACATGATTACAACCATTCGCAATTGCTTCTACGAGGAGCGTGATGAATCTCATGTCCCTGCGGTTCTTTAA
- a CDS encoding ABC transporter permease, whose translation MSLRFFKPGYRSWVVIWIMAVLVLWEGIAWMLQLFLSPQQAASRLPYLHDVLAALFRYSGTLAEQGAVTFGNAAIGFAGGTLLGLGLALLMSAAVWLERTLSPYVVSSQMVPVIGLAPIVYGIIHNAEWARIVMAAYVTFFPIIIHTLKGLKSAAPEHLELMRSCGASLTARYIKCLLPSALPGLFSGLKIAAPLAVTSSIVVELMGAPDGLGVLMVSSLYYGHAQAGMFWATIMLSIGIGLISYLVISLAERWLTPWQPEFRAKGGDAT comes from the coding sequence ATGTCCCTGCGGTTCTTTAAACCAGGATATCGATCCTGGGTCGTCATCTGGATTATGGCCGTATTGGTGCTGTGGGAAGGAATTGCCTGGATGCTCCAACTGTTCCTGTCACCCCAGCAGGCAGCGTCTCGCCTTCCTTATCTGCACGATGTCCTTGCAGCCTTGTTTCGTTACTCGGGTACGCTCGCAGAGCAGGGGGCTGTCACGTTTGGCAATGCGGCCATTGGTTTTGCAGGGGGAACGCTGCTGGGTCTGGGTTTGGCGCTGCTCATGAGCGCAGCTGTCTGGCTGGAGCGCACGTTATCGCCATATGTAGTCTCCTCACAGATGGTTCCGGTTATTGGTCTCGCCCCAATTGTGTACGGCATCATCCACAACGCGGAGTGGGCCCGAATTGTAATGGCGGCGTACGTAACTTTCTTCCCAATCATCATCCATACGTTGAAAGGATTAAAAAGTGCAGCGCCAGAGCACCTGGAGCTTATGCGTTCCTGCGGGGCTTCACTGACTGCACGATATATCAAATGTCTGTTGCCTTCAGCACTGCCGGGATTATTTTCCGGGTTAAAAATAGCCGCTCCGCTCGCGGTGACCTCCTCTATCGTTGTGGAGTTGATGGGCGCTCCCGACGGACTCGGCGTCCTGATGGTCAGTTCGTTATATTACGGCCATGCCCAAGCTGGCATGTTCTGGGCCACCATCATGCTTAGCATTGGCATTGGTCTGATCTCGTATCTGGTCATCAGTCTGGCTGAACGTTGGCTGACCCCCTGGCAACCTGAATTCAGGGCCAAAGGAGGCGATGCCACATGA